The following proteins are encoded in a genomic region of Ailuropoda melanoleuca isolate Jingjing chromosome 10, ASM200744v2, whole genome shotgun sequence:
- the FUT9 gene encoding 4-galactosyl-N-acetylglucosaminide 3-alpha-L-fucosyltransferase 9, which produces MTSASKGILRPFVIVCIVLGCFMACLLIYIKPTNSWIFSPMESASSVLKMKNFFSTKTDYFNETTILIWVWPFGQTFDLTSCQAMFNIQGCHLTTDRSLYNKSHAVLIHHRDISWDLTNLPQQARPPFQKWIWMNLESPTHTPQKSGIEHLFNLTLTYRRDSDIQVPYGFLTVSTNPFVFEVPSKEKLVCWVVSNWNPEHARVKYYNELSKSIEIHTYGQAFGEYVNDKNLIPTISTCKFYLSFENSIHKDYITEKLYNAFLAGSVPVVLGPSRENYENYIPADSFIHVEDYNSPSELAKYLKEVDKNNKLYLSYFNWRKDFTVNLPRFWESHACLACDHVKRHQEYKSVGNLEKWFWN; this is translated from the coding sequence ATGACATCAGCATCCAAAGGCATTCTCCGCCCATTCGTAATCGTCTGCATCGTCCTGGGCTGTTTCATGGCCTGTCTGCTCATTTACATCAAGCCCACCAACAGCTGGATCTTCAGCCCCATGGAGTCGGCCAGCTCGgtgctgaaaatgaaaaacttcttcTCCACcaaaactgattattttaatgaaacGACTATCCTGATTTGGGTGTGGCCATTTGGGCAGACTTTTGACCTTACATCTTGCCAAGCAATGTTCAACATCCAAGGTTGCCATCTCACAACAGACCGTTCGCTATACAACAAATCCCATGCGGTTCTGATCCATCACCGAGACATCAGCTGGGATCTGACTAACTTACCTCAGCAGGCTAGGCCACCCTTCCAGAAATGGATTTGGATGAATTTGGAATCCCCAACTCACACGCCCCAGAAGAGTGGCATAGAGCACCTGTTCAACTTGACTCTGACTTACCGCCGCGACTCAGATATCCAAGTGCCTTATGGCTTCTTGACGGTGAGCACAAACCCCTTCGTGTTTGAAGTGCCAAGTAAAGAGAAGTTGGTGTGCTGGGTTGTAAGTAACTGGAACCCCGAGCATGCAAGGGTCAAGTATTACAATGAGCTAAGCAAAAGCATTGAAATCCATACCTATGGGCAAGCCTTTGGAGAGTATGTGAATGATAAAAATTTGATTCCTACCATATCTACTTgcaaattttatctttcttttgaaaactcaATCCACAAAGATTACATCACAGAAAAGCTCTATAATGCTTTTCTAGCTGGCTCTGTACCTGTTGTTCTGGGCCCGTCTAGGGAAAATTATGAGAATTATATTCCagcagattcattcattcacgtgGAAGATTATAACTCTCCCAGTGAGCTAGCCAAGTATCTGAAAGAAGTTGACAAAAACAATAAGCTATACCTTAGTTACTTTAACTGGAGGAAGGATTTCACAGTGAATCTCCCACGATTTTGGGAATCACATGCATGCTTGGCTTGTGATCACGTGAAAAGGCATCAAGAATATAAATCTGTTGGTAATTTAGAGAAATGGTTTTGGAATTAA